Proteins from a genomic interval of Trifolium pratense cultivar HEN17-A07 linkage group LG6, ARS_RC_1.1, whole genome shotgun sequence:
- the LOC123892864 gene encoding WRKY DNA-binding transcription factor 70-like: MENIENLAHGRGKVIDELLRGRELANQLRHLLNESGDIDHNNNDSTTPFAENLLKEVLMTFTNSLLFLNNNNLTSDVSDAQLTKSEDSLESNCKSTSIVKERRGCYKRRKVSQTWEKESEQPEEDGHQWRKYGQKKILHNDFPRNYYRCTHKYEQGCKATKQVQKIQEDPLLHKTTYYGHHTCRLIQNPEIIVDSLSPAHHSSMFLSFDNSFPTPTKQDCPFLSTSSHPSSTSSSVKKEECKEEIVNPPPPPPPPPSSSHNDYLSGLTFDDSDRHVTLSSTLDSHDHLGVNISDILYDDVLNWPLS, encoded by the exons ATGGAAAATATTGAAAATCTAGCTCATGGTCGTGGAAAAGTAATTGATGAGTTGTTAAGGGGTCGTGAATTAGCAAATCAACTTAGACATCTTCTCAATGAAAGTGGTGATATTgatcataataataatgattCAACAACACCATTTGCTGAAAATCTTTTGAAGGAAGTGCTTATGACTTTTACAAATTCACTCTTGTTCTTGAACAATAATAATCTTACTTCAGATGTTTCTGATGCTCAACTCACCAAATCTGAGGATTCTTTGGAGAGTAATTGCAAGAGTACATCCATTGTTAAGGAACGAAGAGGTTGTTACAAAAgaag AAAAGTTTCACAAACATGGGAGAAGGAATCTGAACAACCAGAGGAAGATGGTCATCAATGGAGAAAGTATGGCCAAAAAAAGATCCTCCACAATGATTTCCCAag GAACTACTATAGGTGCACTCACAAATATGAACAAGGTTGCAAAGCAACAAAACAAGTGCAAAAAATTCAAGAAGATCCACTTCTTCACAAAACAACCTATTATGGCCATCACACTTGTAGACTCATACAAAACCCTGAAATCATAGTAGATTCACTTTCTCCTGCTCATCACTCTTCCATGTTCCTTAGCTTTGACAACTCTTTCCCAACACCAACAAAACAAGATTGCCCTTTTCTCTCAACTTCTTCTCAtccatcatcaacatcatcatcagtGAAAAAAGAGGAGTGCAAGGAAGAGATTGTtaatcctcctcctcctcctcctcccccTCCTTCATCTTCCCACAATGATTACCTTTCTGGACTCACTTTCGATGATTCCGATAGACATGTGACACTATCATCAACACTTGATTCTCATGATCACCTTGGTGTCAATATTTCTGATATTTTGTATGATGATGTCCTCAATTGGCCTCTTTCTTGA